Below is a genomic region from Miscanthus floridulus cultivar M001 chromosome 1, ASM1932011v1, whole genome shotgun sequence.
AATCTCAAGAGACGTATGGTATGAATAAGTACCTGTTATTGTTTCTATAAAAACGTTACTAGTATTTTTCAATAGCATGGTGCAAAGCAGTGACATAATGGTCTTCTTTCTTTGTCCAGAAATAATAAGAAAATAGGATCTATGGAGGGCTCTCCCTCCCTCTGTCACGGCTTCGCAGGGAATAGGAGTGAGTGGTGGCTGGCCGTGGAATGAACCCTCGGCGAGGAACTGGCGGCGCCGTGACCGGCACCTGTTCCCTGGATGACAAGAGGATGACGATGAACAGTACTCTCGGCTGGGCACCCAAGGGAGACGGTGAGTCTCAATCCCAGGTTAATCCCTTCATTCATCGAATCGTTTGCCATATAGGCTGATACAAGCATGCCACTAATTTAGGGATAACAACTAAACATGCATAACCAACTAACATGCAGCTAACAAACTCCCCACAAATTATTCCTGTGATCTAACAAACTAACTGACTCAATTAACCACTTGCGACTCAGCCATCAACCGGGCCGGCTCCACCACCTGGTGCCGGCGACTTAGCCACTGCTGAGACGCCTCTTGCGTTCATAGGTCCGTCcgaccataacatctctcccctccttctgaaacagctcgtcctcgagctagaATGAAGGGTGGGCCGCCTGAAACTCATCCACCAGCTCCCATGTAGAGTCAGACACAGGCAAGTCCACCCACTGGACTAGCACGTGCCACGCACCGCGGCGAAGGCTGGCGCGCAGCACGCGTGCTGGCTGCAGAAGAGGACGACCATGGCGAAGCGGTGGCAGTGCCGGGACTATTGATGGGGGCGGACCACGGAGTGGCTTGAGCACACCAACGTGAAATACATCATGAATGCGAGCACCGTCCGGCAGCTGTAGACGATACGCCACCGTTCCAATGCGCTCGAGCACCTTGAAAGGGCCTGCATACTTGGGGCCAAGCTTGCCACGGCGACCTGGAACTAGGGACTGGGTAGGGCGGTGGAGAAGACGAAGCCACACCCAGTCCCCAACCGAGAACTCCAGCGCGCGGTGTTTGTTGTCGTAGTGGCGGCGCGCGTACTCCTGTGCCTGAAGAAGCCGAGCACGCACCTCAGCTAAGAACTCGTCCCGGTTGGCGAGCAAGGCATCCATGACGTCAGTTTGCGCCTGGCCAGGCGCATAGGGCAGGAGCTTCGGTGGCGGACGGCCGTAGACCACCGTGAACGGCGACGTCCGGAGCGcggtgtggtaggcggtgttgtagCAAAACTCCACCCACGGTAGCCAGTCGAGCCAGTCGCGTGGCCGATCGCCCGTGAGGCAGCGGAGGTACATTGCGATGGTCTTGTTCACCGCCTCGGACTGACCGTCCGTCTGCGGGTGGAAAGCCGTGCTCATGCGGAGTTGTACCCCAGCCTATCGAAACAGATCGCGCCAGACGTTGCCGGTGAAGACGGGATCATGGTCGCTGACGATGGAGTCAGGGAAACCGTGCAGCCGCACTATGTTGTGGAAGAACACGCGCGCGACGGAGGATGTCGTGTACGGGTGGCCCAGCGGAATGAAGTGGGCGTACTTCGAGAATCTGTCGACGACAGTGAGGATGACGCTCTTGCCATGGACCCTCGGAAGCGCCTCGACGAAGTCCATGGCAATGTCCGCCCATACCCGGGACAGAACCGGCAGGGGCTATAGCAGTCCCGCAGGGTGCAGCGCCTCCGTCTTGTTACGCTGGCATGTCGTGCAGGCGAGGACGAAGTCCCGGACCATATGGCGGTCATGCTCGACGAAGAACTCGGTGCGGAGGCGTTGGAGCGTCTTCTGTATGCCCTCATGTGCCGCTGTATGAGCCAGCTGGAGGACGTCGTCGAGGACGGCAGCCGAGGTGGACACAAACACGTGACCTTTGAAGAGGATGAGGCCATCCTGCACCCGCCACTCGGCACCGTGTGCGCCAGCCGCGACGGCGTCCCGGCGGGAACGTAGCTCGTTCGACGAGCTGATCTCCCGGCGTAGGTCCTCGGACAGCTAGAACGTGGGTACCGAGATGGAGGCCAACGCCGGAGCCACGGCCGGAAGTGCGGACAGCAGAGGGTCATCACCGTCCCAGCGTGAAAGAGCATCAGCCACGGTGTTGAGGCTGCCAGACCTATACTCCACCCTAAAATCATACCCAAAGAGTTTGCTAATCCAATGGTGTTGGGGTATTGTAGACAAGCGCTGATCGAGCATGAACTTCAGCGCGTAGTGGTCCGTGCGAACGACGAAGGCATGACCCCAAAGGTACGGCCTCCAGTGTCGGACAGCCTGCACTAGGCCGATGAGCTCCCGCTCGTACGCCACGACCTTGAGATGGCGCGCAGCGAACGGTCTGCTGAAGAACGCTACTGGCCCATCGCCTTGATGTAGAACTGCACCGAAGCTCGAGCCCGACGCGTCGCAGTCGACGGTGAACCCCTTGGTGAAATCCGGTAGGTGCAGCACAGGGCCGTAGAGAGCGCCTTTTTCAGGCCGTCAAACGCCGCTGTTGCGGCCTTCGTCCACCGGAAACCATCCTTCCACAGGAGTTGGGTCAGTGGCGCTGCGATGGTGCCGTACTCCTTGATGAAGCGCCGGTAATATCCGGCTAAGCCGAGAAAGCCCTGCAGACCCCTGGCCGAGCACAGTCGTGGCCAGGATTGGACAGCGCCTACCTTGGTCTCGTCCATGGCGACGCCCTCCTGCGAAATCACATGGCCCAAGTAATGGACCGAAGACGAGGCGAAGGCGCACTTGGAGCATTTGATGTGCAGCCGGTGCGTGCGAAGAGTGTCGAGGACGGCGCGCAGGTGCTGTAGGTGCTCGGTCCACGTGGCGCTGTAGATGAGGATGTCGTCGAAGAACACCAAAACGCAGCGGCGAAGGAACGCCCGGAGGGTGAAGTTCATGAGAGCTTGGAACGTGGACGGCGCGTTGGACAGGCCGAAGGGCATGACCAGGAACTCAAAGTGGCCATGGtgagtgcggaacgccgtcttggcgaCGTCCTCGGGGTGAACCCGCACTTGGTGATACCCTAAGCGAAGATCGAGCTTTGTGAAAAATTTGGCACCATGGAGCTCATCCAATAGCTCCTCAACAACCGGAATCGGAAACTTGTCTTTGACTGTTGCGGCGTTCAGAGCGCGGTAGTCGACACAAAACCGCCACGAGCCGTCCTGTTTCTTGACAAGCAGCACCGGTGCCGAGAACGGTGATGTGCTGGGCCGTATGATACCTTGCTGGAGCATCTCTTCACATTGCTTCTCCAGCTCATCTTTCTGGAGTTGGGGGTACCGGTAAGGGCGCACCGCGATGGGTTCCGTAGCCGGCTTTAGATGGATCCGGTGGTCGCACGGGCGGGCTGGTGGCAGTCCCGCCAGCATGGCGAAGACATCGGCGTAGGAGTCCAGCAGGCGCTCAAGCAGGGCCTGTTCCGTGACCTTGGCTGTGAAGATGTGACGAGCTTGGAGGCGGCCAGTTGGAGGAATATCGGTGCGCGTGGACCCGATCCCCTTCCAAAGCACCCGGCGACCATTGTGATTGAACGCCATGCAAAGGTCATCGAAGTCCCACAGGATGGGCCTGAGGGTGCGCAGCCAGGTGGTACCGAGGATCATGTCATAGCAGTCGAGGCCAATGGAGTAGCAGTCGATATTGAAGAACTCGTCGCCGATCTGGATTGCGACATCCCACGCGAGACCACTACAGGGCACGCGGTCGCCGTTGGCCACCGTGACGTGAGCGCCCCTGCTGTCGTGGAACCGAAGGCCGGCACGGCGGCCGGTTGGCAAGTTGATGAAATTATGCATCGAGCCAGAGTCGATCAAAGCCGTGAACTCCTGGTCACCCATGCGGACACGGATCTGCATGGTGTCCTCCGTGCGGATGCCCGTGATGGCCGAGAGGGAGATCAGGGGCGCATCAGGGTCGAACCCATGCGGTGCCTCACCTGCAGCGGCTGCCCCCGCTGGTGTGACGTCGTCGTCATCTGGTTCCTCAACGATGTAATCCTCTACCTCGAGGTAGAAGAGCCACGTGCACTTGTGGCCGCGGACATAGGCCTCGTCACAGTTGTAACAAAGGCCTTGCTTGCGACGCGCTGCCATCTCGTCCGAGGACAGCCGCTTGAAGGAGCGCGGGGGCGCCGTCGTTGAAGACGCAGCCGAGGGCGGTGCGCCCTGGAGGGAGGCTggcgctggcagggcagcctGGAGCCCAGGGACGCGTCGTGGCGGCCGTGGGGGCAGTGTCGGAAGAGCGAGGAGGTTGGTCGCATTCCAGCGTTCGTAGGCATGCGCCAGCCGCACGGCCCGCTGGAGGTCCTGTGGCTCGTGAAGCTCGACGTCGACGTGGAGGGCCTCAGGCAGTCCCTCGGTAAAGAGTTGGGCCTGCTGTAGTGGAGCGAGGCAACCCGCGTGTGCGAGCCGCGCCTGGAACAGCTCCAGGTAAGCCTCGACGGTGGAGGGGAACGGCAATCGGGCCAAGTCCGCCAAGTGATTCGTGCTGATCGGTGGTC
It encodes:
- the LOC136465382 gene encoding uncharacterized protein, with the protein product MASSAPAAPTTADPAAPINPSASAIIVNPVTPAATDAIMTTSAAQQLYTPPTSPAEAFNTLTVAIYQIQHQLGDLSLRMAALEHRSPPVSSPVQYGLPGYGGIPSLPASAPIPLEVPPVSSTASAPPAQPTHLPATGSLHPQPSVGVPITQISFPPSPSPVPSMSTILHGGCYTPQTTTLPTATMHCAPPHLHVPQGPQGHAVPRYHKLSFPTFDGKVDPLGWLNKCEQFFHTQQTPDADRVWLASYHLSGTAQQWYITLERDAGEPAWDEFKRLCHQRFGPPISTNHLADLARLPFPSTVEAYLELFQARLAHAGCLAPLQQAQLFTEGLPEALHVDVELHEPQDLQRAVRLAHAYERWNATNLLALPTLPPRPPRRVPGLQAALPAPASLQGAPPSAASSTTAPPRSFKRLSSDEMAARRKQGLCYNCDEAYVRGHKCTWLFYLEVEDYIVEEPDDDDVTPAGAAAAGEAPHGFDPDAPLISLSAITGIRTEDTMQIRVRMGDQEFTALIDSGSMHNFINLPTGRRAGLRFHDSRGAHVTVANGDRVPCSGLAWDVAIQIGDEFFNIDCYSIGLDCYDMILGTTWLRTLRPILWDFDDLCMAFNHNGRRVLWKGIGSTRTDIPPTGRLQARHIFTAKVTEQALLERLLDSYADVFAMLAGLPPARPCDHRIHLKPATEPIAVRPYRYPQLQKDELEKQCEEMLQQGIIRPSTSPFSAPVLLVKKQDGSWRFCVDYRALNAATVKDKFPIPVVEELLDELHGAKFFTKLDLRLGYHQVRVHPEDVAKTAFRTHHGHFEFLVMPFGLSNAPSTFQALMNFTLRAFLRRCVLVFFDDILIYSATWTEHLQHLRAVLDTLRTHRLHIKCSKCAFASSSVHYLGHVISQEGVAMDETKLSEDLRREISSSNELRSRRDAVAAGAHGAEWRVQDGLILFKGHVFVSTSAAVLDDVLQLAHTAAHEGIQKTLQRLRTEFFVEHDRHMVRDFVLACTTCQRNKTEALHPAGLL